From the genome of Medicago truncatula cultivar Jemalong A17 chromosome 2, MtrunA17r5.0-ANR, whole genome shotgun sequence:
AGGGCTAGCTGGTTAAAATAGTATAGGGAGGGGGTGAAATATACACAACTAATATAATTGTACTTGTCTTAAGAGTCTATTTAGACCCTCTATTTCTTGCTACCCGGTAATTGAGTCTAGTTAATACAAATGTTTAATATTACGATAAATTAACAAAAGAGTAAAGAACAATGAATCAATGCGGTATTAGTACCAATCCTAaactaagaaaatatataatttcaatGAGCCTTAAGactcaacaaaaagaaagaaagaaagaaagaaaagaacaaataGCTACTGTCAAATTGAGTATGTGCATATTATTTCAACAACTTCATTATCGATAGAAAGCAAAActatattttacaatatttttggtAGTACCGTCAAAGAAGCAATATCTTTTGAAGTCTAACTTTATAGATCAGTCTGCCACCTATTATGTTATCAgtataaaaaagttgaaatagcCTTGTAATTGACACCATATTTTGTCCTCCTTAATTCTTAGAAgatttaacaaatatattttttttaatcggcaaaaaaacaaaaattagcatAAGATAGTATAATCTACGTTCTAGTTAAATATATATGCAATGTATAATtgacaataaaataattgaattatgaattttcacctacgaaaaatgacatttaatgATGGATTTTGTTCGTAggtacaaattttttttcttccttttctttttctctaacttTTGAGGCCCTTTTATGTTTGTGGCCCAGTGCCAAGGGCTTTGATGCACACAGTCAATCCAAAAATTGGTGTGGTGCGGTAGTGGAGTGCCTAACAGCCGCTATATTTTGGTGGCACAACTGCAAATACatttaatactaaaataccCCAAATATTAAAATACCTTAAACATTATCAAATGACTAACCTTCAATGACCAACCTTGCGGAAACCCAATGCAAATGATACTTTCAACCATGATAACCTTCAAGTTGGACATGTGCATAATAAATcaatattgaaaatattaatgCACCAAATTTAGTAATAATTAtgcatatttcaaaatttatttttattacttcaaCCATTTTTCTTAGTATCTGTGCATTTTTGTAAAGCACTcgtataaaatataaaaatggacaGAGGATTATTTGTTTAGAGAAGGCACGCCACATGTAAAATTGGAAGGAAAACATTACTTTCAATTAGATTTTATGATCTATTCCGGGAAAAAAAGTTTAAGATGAAAAAGACAACAACTATTTATATTAAAGCAGTTTTATGACAGTTTACTTTCAAtattgttttctattttaattttactacaactaataaatataagagAATATTTAATCGAATATACTCTTTACCATTTTctttaacaattttttcaagTTTATCTTCCCAATTTTATTACAATTGCCACATGAATCTTCCAACCCattgttaataatttaaaatgtttatccAAAAGTGTTCATATGAGATGACGCGTATTTCTTCTAACTTAACTAATATACTGGTTCTAATTCGATATTAGACATACAACAACGTTAAAACTTTTAAGGAGAGTTTGTTACCATTTCGtcaaactttaaaataattactattatataAGGTACAAAGTTTTtccaataaaaatttcaaaataaaaatcatacatGAACTTGTTTGGGAGGCTGCTGAATCAAAGAGTAAGCCAAGttgaataaattaataagtGTGGAAGTGACAAACGAGAAAAGCcaatgctaaaaataaaaaatgagagggggcagaaaaataaaatatctatctatatatagaCTAAACACAACTTCGAAATCACacacaaattatatataatttaatgcAACACGTACCATTTGTAGAATATAACATCTGTCCAAATTttatacaataataataaggtCATGTTGACTTGTGTTTTAAGGATATaagttaagaagttaaaaaaggaataaatcaataaataaacaagttaaaaagataaaatttaaagcatttaaaattttatttttatttttagtttcttaacttgTGCTTTTAGAGCACAAGTTAATATTCCCCTATAATAATAGGAGTTAGTAATAACAACTCCACAAAGATTCTGTCAAACAAAACAACAGGGTAGTTAACAACGTAAATGCCGGGAAAATTAAGACTATAGAACTAATCCTGGTCGAGACACGTGAGCCCATGTTCGGTTCAGCAAGAcatttgactattttatttGACAATAGTCATGTGTTTTTGTTAGAGGACAATATAGTcataataatacatcattttAAGGAGATATTGATTTATATActaaaacttattttcatatgtGTTCAATTAAGTcatgtaaatattttaaaaactgaGCTAAAAAGATGGCATCATGATTTGATTTGTATAAATGTACATGTGTAAAATAGAATTACTAGGTtctgtttggtttgcaaaacagtaagtactAAACATAATTGTACAAGAcagaacaacacaacacaagacagaacaatataagaaaaatttttatggcattgaataatttttcgTTTTATACGATTGTTAGCGGACGAAATactattttggaattttagacaacttgtgcgtgggacaaaaagttgtgatgtggtttggtgaggaacaaaaatatgattttttgtcctgtcccttgcctccagtttgtcctgtaaCTGAACagtttacaaatcaaacattggACAATTGGAGTTGTTTtgtcctgtccttcattttttagcaaatcaaacacaccctcAATGTATAAAAGTTTCAAGTTATTGAAGCGTACACATATAAAACTATatattgtataattattttaataatattaataatgataataaaaaaaatagttttttcttttctactttttttatttgtgtgtgtGAATGGATTTTCGGTTGTTATTACATGACATTGTAATCGATAtatagggttaatggtgttttaccccctgtaatataggttattttttgtttttcccctgtaaaatatttttttttatttaccccctgtaaaatatttttttttttaaataccccctaataggtcataaaaaaacgactttattttttttccagaattttttcgcttttttatgacctattaagggggtattccaaaaaatatatattttacagggggtaaatcaaaaaaaatattttacagaaggaaaaactaaaaatgacctatattacagaggggtaaaacaccattaaccctagaTATGTACCTTCTTATTGTAAATAAGGCAAGACCGTTTTAATGCGTAAAActgaatttaaaatttaaatcaccCACTCTGAATTATTTTAAAGACCTTTAATCAATGATATGAGATAAACTCCGAAACTATATGTGAAAATGCTAAAACAGGGAAATAGAGGATAACCATGTGTAGACTAAATAACTTAAATTTAGAGTGTGACTACACAAACATTGACCTCGGTGTAAATACAATCTAAGCAATAGTTATTGGATTTTACGGGGTCCACACAATACAACATCATTGACCAAAACACCAATACTCCTTTGTTTTAGTTTTGTACACTTCAtcatcaagaaataaagtgtgaTGGCGGTTGAGATACGACCGTCAGAGTGGTGATCGATGGTGATCAGAGTGGTGATCGCAATGATGAATAGAATAGTAATCTGATGATAGTTGGAATGGTGACAGTGGTAGTCAAAGTGATAGTCAATGGTGATCAGACTTgtaatttgaagttgattaaaCGGTAGTTGGTGGCGGTTAGAGTGGTAATCATAATGGTTAATCATGTGGTAGTGAAATTGGAGATTGAGAGTGGTTGAAGTGGTGGTCGGAAGTGCTCGAAGTGATGGTTGGTGGTGATCAAACTGGTGTTTGGCAGTGATTAGAGTAGTTGTCGGAAACCATTAGCGGTCACCCATGTTAGACtccaaataaaaatgaaaattataacatttatttttatttttattattttgatatttaagtGAAATTAGGACTGGCCCTGGCCAATTGCAACCAACCCTGCAACCAACCCGGCACATGGCCTCACACTTAGAGGAGTCTCaaaatgtttagaaaaaaaaaatgtacctaCGGATAAAATCCGTCactaaatgtcatttttttcgTAGCTAAAAGTTTGGAAGACAACAATTTTGCTGTGAATTATGAATTGTACATAAGTAAAGGTCTATTTATCCGTAGGTAAAAGTTTGGAAGACAACAATTTTCCTGTCAATTTTAAATTGCCATAAGTAAATGTCTATTTATCTGTAGGTAAAAGTCATGTTTGAACTATtccttatatatttaataataatttgattgtttATCACCATCAATagtgttggattttttttcaattcttataaaataaaaattgtcaagtTTATGACCGGACCTTCGAATTGTCGGAACAGTCCTAagtgaaaatattttcaaataaagtaagaaattattttaacatcATTTTACACGAACgtgtttgtttttcaatttaacttttaaaataaaaacttacgACCATCATGAATGGTCCCTAATGTTTTACAATGGAGAGATACAAAAACGTTTTGTTATCACCGAAGAGTTAAACtctgtttgtaaaaaaaacaaaaaactcttTTTGTCAAAGCCAATTTTCGAATTTAACAAatactttataaatttatatgacCAAAATAGACTTGTCtgttaattagttttttttaacgaGCCAAAGTCATTTTTTACTAGGTTACAAAGTTGTTTGATACACTTCTTCAAGTAGCATTTGaacttataattaaaaaggTAATTGTTTCAtaaaaccatatttttatatcatttgatatttatttagtttaaccGTTAACTTTACCGTATGATATATGATATGTATAAATTCAATCTACTACATTATTAGCCATATGCTAATTCGCTATCTGACTAccaagcattttttttttttatcactttataGATAATTTGAATGGATATTTAAAGTTACTTTGTTCAATTAATTTCTTTCGACTGCAACACTATACATATACAACAGTATATGCTTTGAAATCCTAATCACTAAAgtcataaaagaaaaagtagatAAATTTAGAGGGTTTGAATTCAGAGTACTATAATAATTAAGTGACGACAATTTTCACTGGCCAGTAACACACATCACCTTAAATTGGTATATATAATAATGcgatttatatattatatttttgaagacTTGACAAAGTTTTCAGATCAGaaaaataattactaaatttacAAGTGTATCTTAAATATTGATGTATATTCTTATGAAATGTCACTCATGGCAACCACAAGCCACCACCTATAGTCATGTTATGGCCTATAAATAAAGGCACATTTTCTTCCTAGCAAAGCACATCAACTTCAAACACATAGCTCTAAAAATGAATTCCCTTAGTCTCATAGCAACAGCTCTATGCTGTGTAGTTGTTGTGTTTGGAGGACTACCCTTCTCTTCAAATGCACAGCTTAGTCCAGACTTTTACGCCAAAACATGTCCCCAATTGCAATCTATTGTGTTTCAAATCTTAGAGAAGGTTTCTAAGACTGATTCTCGAATGCCTGCGAGTATCATTAGGCTTCACTTTCATGATTGTTTCGTTCAAGTATGTATACCTATTATTATTCAGTCTTAGAAACCAAGTTATTGTTTTTCACTTTGTGTTTatgataatgaaaaataatcagTAGTTCATAGAGTTAACATTTTCTCCTTAATTTAAGCAAAATGACTTAATATGACGATTTATGATTGAATCAGGGTTGTGATGCATCAGTTTTGTTGAATAAAACTTCTACTATTGCGAGTGAACAAGATGCTGGTCCAAATATAAACTCCTTAAGAAGATTGGATGTTATCAATCAGATTAAAACTGAGGTGGAAAAAGTTTGTCCTAATAAAGTTTCTTGTGCTGATATTCTCACACTTGCAGCTGGAGTATCTTCAGTTCTGGTAAATATGTTAAAACCCAATTATGTTTTAGTAATTTTACATAATAtcataataacataataatGGTTGAATCaacttcttttatttatttatttattgtattcACAGAGTGGGGGTCCAGGTTGGATCGTTCCATTGGGAAGAAGGGATAGTCTAACAGCAAATCAATCCCTTGCCAATAGAAATCTTCCAGGTCCCAGCTCCAGTCTAGATCAACTTAAATCTTCCTTTGCTGCTCAAGGACTCAACACGGTTGATCTAGTAGCACTCTCAGGTATGCAAATACATGCACCATTtcctaaataataataataatataattttctatCAAACCATGATATTTAGATAAGATGATATGAGCCtccttaattttaaatttgaatttaatcaTGTACCATAGTGATATTAAAATTTATCGCGACTTTAGATTTCACATGACtcggataaaaaaaaaaaaaaaaaaggacaaactGCATCCATTAACACTCAAATAagtatttttaaaagtaattaaatctTGATGAGGAATTGTTTGAACTAGGATTCAAACTCgaattcttccaaaaaaaatgtgtatctTACTAGATCTTATTAATCCCTAGAGCTATATAGCACATGATGTAGGAGTATATGATTTACTTGAATGGTTCAATTTCAGGTGCCCATACATTAGGAAGAGCACGTTGTCTTTTCATACTTGATCGATTATACGACTTCGACAATACTGGCAAACCTGATCCAACTCTTGACCCAACATACTTAAAACAGTTGCAAAAACAATGTCCTCAAAATGGACCTGGAAATAACGTTGTCAATTTTGATCCAACAACTCCCGATAAATTCGACAAGAACTACTACAACAATCTTCAAGGTAAAAAGGGTTTGCTTCAAAGTGACCAAGAATTGTTCTCAACACCGGGTGCAGATACCATTAGCATTGTCAACAACTTTGGAAACAACCAAAATGTTTTCTTCCAGAACTTTATAAATTCAATGATTAAAATGGGTAATATTGGCGTGCTTACTGGAAAGAAAGGAGAAATTAGAAAGCAGTGCAATTTTGTTAACAAGAAATCTTCTGAATTGGATCTTGCTAGTGTGACCTCAGAATCAATGGAGGGGGATATGGTTAGTTCAATCTAAATGAATGTGGGTTACTTTAGTTGAAATGCATGTGGTGATTGGAATTCACTAATAAAGAAAAGTGCTAGCTAGGCACATCTGTGCCTTGATGTGTATGTTATGTGCTTTATGTGTGCaagataatcttttttttttctaagtaattttcattatattataGTATATCCTCTCTTTCCGTCACAAGTTAtgtctttgtttttttcaaCATTTCCCATTATTAGATGATCATCCTCTTGCATCCATAGGGTTGAATTAGGTTCACTTGCATAATCAATTAACACTCGGCCTACATAACAATCCATTACAAACTCAACATGACAGTACActtaatataaatatcaagaatgCATTGTGGAGAGCAAAAGTGAATGGAACACAATCTATAGCACACATGATTcaacaaaataacttaacttTCCAACATtacctaatatatatataaattattttggaaCAGACACATCATATAAATATGTGTAAAACAACAACACAAGGAAGTTACTCAAAGTTTACTTTTAAACAAGATTTAAGTATGCATTTGTTGAATTCATTATATTTTACCTTTTATGTAAATATTTACCCAATTGCATTAATAGAAATCAGTTCCCAAATTGTTCAGTTAATTAAGTTCAAAAGCAATTATGAAATCAAAATGGGATTGAAtcaacaaaaaactaaaacttaaCAATTAAACTAGaatcaacaaaaactaaaactcACAAAATATACGAAAAATGAGTAGAATATAACCTAGATGGGATTGCAACTAATCAGCCTTTTCCAATGGTTCCACTCTAGCTTCATCGGAAACATATACCCAACCCATTGCGGCTGTCTACGTCATTACCTGAAATAGTGTGAGTTGAGTGACTGGTTGGGCTTTTGTGCTTGCTTCCCACACTTGACTTCCTAGTTCATCAGATGTTATCTTTTCCTTGATCATGTCAACAAAAGATTTACAACCTTAGTGATGATGTAAATAACTTCCAAAAACAAGTTTTCTCCAGAAACAtcaatcaaagaaaaagaatgacTCTGATCATCAAGGAAAAGATCAACATCTGACGAACTAGGAGAGTCAAGTGTGGGGGAAGCATGCACGGAAGCACCACCAGTCAATCAAGTCGCACTATTTTAGCTAATGACAATCATGATGGTTTCCAAACTGAAAAAGAATGATGAGAAGCAATGACATTGGCGAGGAAGAAGATCGGGCTGAATGAAATAGCCTtgtaattttctctcttttataatacttgattttgttttgtttgtttgtaacaATACATGCCTTTTAATAAAGTTTGTCTTCCTATATAGAAGACCGGAGTTTTTGCCCAACTATGGATGATATATGGTAACATTTCAGATTTCATTTATAATGAATGGCAACACATACCTCCTTGCATTGAGTAGGGGTAACATTTTCTGCTAAATATTTATGCTCATTAAAGACAAGTTTTCCATGATGGACTTTTTCATCACTACTTGCATCTCTATATGGGCTAAATGTACTGCTTTCGatgctcaaaaaaataaaataaaaattaccgTCTTCATCCCTAATTATaaaacccttttgaaaaaaaaaattatttttttataagaccaTTTTAGTATTTCCAAAATACATTAGTTaattctttaccaacatacacttatttattttacatctttttattcaatcaacattaaatgttatgttgaaaacatacaCCAACTCTCCctcttaaatgataaaattgtaaaaacagtagtaattacaaacaaatttaggGCCCTATAATTATGGACAGAGGTAGttttaaatttgacttttgaaTGTGTgtaaatattatcaaattgtcctttgtttaaatgtattaaatttgactttttatatttcaagacaaagttagtagtattaattaaagatatattaaagaaaaataataaataaatctaataatttgaaaacgGATTTATATTTAGAGAtaattttttagtcaaataagTGCTTCGATATAGAAAGGAAGGAAGTATTACATATGTTTCTTTCCATGGTACCTGGAGACAAACCATGTAATGCTCATCAACTGCCTTCACAATTTGGTTGCTAGCAATTACAGTACATATTGGTTCCCCATAAGAGTGTCACAAAACCCAATTATTTACCGTTAACTCCCCTATATTATGAGTAATGATATTATTACTAgtattttgtgataactttcttcatttctcttcttattattggacaaaagaaaaagagacaAAGATAGAGAGTATTAATTATAGGCCAATTCTATGTGCATAAATGAGACatacacaagttttttttttttattctgtttGTTGATAAATCAAGAGTATGTACATGCATCAAATTAGTTATAAGACATCCTAACTACACTGACACCCCAAACAACGAAAAATAATTAGCAAACATACTCATAATATCACACACACAAGTTTGTCATTTTCTCACTTAATGAGGATGAGCataatgacaataaataagatgaaaataatGACAATAATTAAGAGCATTCTTGTTGGTTTTTTGAAACCAATTATACATTACCAACAACATGATGGGAACAAGAAAGAAATACATTATGTTTTCACTCACTTTACACTAACTGTTGGTGATCCATGTACAAGGAATGTATCTTAAAGTTGGTAAATTTATGTAACATTGCgtatccaattttttttcttcttgtgaaCACAACATTATGCATCCTAATTAGTAAcaagaatataattaatttatatactaTTAACCATTCAATAAAAATGCTTGCTAAAGAATGGCGACTTACGTGCATCAAAGAGAACGAGGAAGAGGATACACACGCCAACTAGTGATTTCTTCTCCATGGCTTAGTGAATTCAAAAAGGCTTCAAAGAGAAAATTATTGAGAGAATTTCTAATATGGTTAACGATTGAAAATCACACATCTCCTATCTCCTATACATATACATTTCACAATTAATAGAATGCCTAATTAGACATGTTATGTCTCCttctcctttcaaaaaaaaaatgttatgtcTCCTTTTCAACAAACTTTACATGAGACATTAATTGACAATTATTTTATCATgtacaatactttttttttttgaagaatcatGTACAATACTTAATACCATTATTTTAACCATTGACAATTGTACATTAAcgcattcatttattttaatttattccaTTAAAAAGTTCTcggtaaaattatatttttaatctcttaacttaatttcaggtaacagtttggtcctttatatatttttcatttcaatttggtcatttttgtccattttcgtatgaatttttaagctcaaaattcatgattttattttcttatggtctttcagtcttcaaatctatgatcctcgtctatgtttgcataaaaatataagatttgaagtttgaaaatgtatataaaaatggacaaaaagaaccaaattgaaatgaaaaaaaagataaaggaccaaactgttaccaaaatttaaattaagggactaaattaaaatgtaattttgccaaagTTCCATTTGACCGTAACCATTTtgaagatttatttcattattaaaaggtagaaaaaaaaaaaaaaacatttccatTTCATCCTTCCTTGATTTATGGCAAAGCCAACATGCATGAAAAAGTAGATCACAAATTACACCggtaattataataaaaaaaatatgcaatataatttatttttgaaataaaaaaaattataatttagaaagaaaaaaaaaataatgaaagaagttttttcttttttaagaaaatataatgaATGTAGTTATCACGCTATTAACAGACAAATGTTTGCTACCgataaatattaaaagaaaattgagaCAACTATTTGTCActaatacataaataaaaaacacaacaaacatTTATTAGGGAAGGCTATACAAAATTCACATGACATTAGTTGTAATTTAAATTGGACCACTGACGCGCAGTACGGAAGCGTAGATTAGCAAGCGTTAAATAAGGTgttgctaaccggtgcccccgagGCACCGGTTGAAGGAGCAATAAATTGATCAgttctatttattttatctcaattaatatgagaaataataaaccaattaattaaaattgtatttaataCTCTCTTATGGATTTGTATGGGTATCTTGtaatcttttgtttttcaacttTTTGGATTTGTTCTCGTTTTGGCTTTGGTTGTAGGTGCCTGTTGTTTGTAACAGACGTTGGGTGATTCATCAttttagcacaccttgtgcggggtgAATTACCtttttacattaacctagattgaacgtaagtaaactgaatttacaaacttatTTTACATCAACCTAGATtaaacgtaagtaaactgaatttacattaacctagattgaacgtaagtaaacttaatttacattaacctagattgaacgtaagtaaatttaatttacattaacctagattgaacgtaagtaaacttaatttacattaacctagattgaacgtaagtaaacgtaagtaaactgaatttacactaacatcttatatacatacgtaaactaaatttacattaacctaaattgaacataagtaaacttaatttacattaacctagattgaacgtaagtaaactgaatttacactaatctaaattgaacatacgtaaacttgaatttacattaacctacatacgtaaactacactaaccccttttatatacatacacgtaaacttaatttacactaacctctcacttaaaatcaaattggcTGACagacatatctcataccaaaacaaacaataaacaaatagaaactcatcgaaaatgaaattcatgaaattcactaacctttatgaatatagtacagatcaataacaaagatgttgattcagatattggttgcacatctatggtgatttgtggatgaaagggggtaagggttcaaaatgatcataaaagatgggtttttaaaaatttacatgaagagggcaattttggtattattgtaaaattttaaataaatttgggtgtaacttgtttttttttgggtgtgactagcaccggtCCTCTCTTAAAGGCACAAcaactattatataattttgagaGTTGATCAATTAATATCCTGTgaaatagaaatataatattatttgaatTCTTCTTGTAAATTTTC
Proteins encoded in this window:
- the LOC11412423 gene encoding peroxidase E5, which codes for MNSLSLIATALCCVVVVFGGLPFSSNAQLSPDFYAKTCPQLQSIVFQILEKVSKTDSRMPASIIRLHFHDCFVQGCDASVLLNKTSTIASEQDAGPNINSLRRLDVINQIKTEVEKVCPNKVSCADILTLAAGVSSVLSGGPGWIVPLGRRDSLTANQSLANRNLPGPSSSLDQLKSSFAAQGLNTVDLVALSGAHTLGRARCLFILDRLYDFDNTGKPDPTLDPTYLKQLQKQCPQNGPGNNVVNFDPTTPDKFDKNYYNNLQGKKGLLQSDQELFSTPGADTISIVNNFGNNQNVFFQNFINSMIKMGNIGVLTGKKGEIRKQCNFVNKKSSELDLASVTSESMEGDMVSSI